A single region of the Chryseobacterium sp. 6424 genome encodes:
- a CDS encoding fasciclin domain-containing protein, with the protein MKKTAFILGALLFVFTSCEKTDTVAAANTDNQSVTVGHGQDGIQDDVSNPNIVQLAVKNPDLSTLVTAVQTAKLEGALSSTGPFTVFAPLNSAFDKLPAGTVDGLLKPEKNDELSDILSYHTYVGVIKEDQMADGQTLGMVNGKNIKISMVNGKPVINGKARIMATVPASNGVVYAIDEVLLPEKQ; encoded by the coding sequence ATGAAAAAAACTGCCTTTATCTTAGGAGCGCTGCTTTTTGTATTCACTTCTTGTGAAAAAACCGACACTGTAGCAGCCGCCAACACTGATAATCAATCGGTAACTGTAGGGCATGGCCAAGACGGCATTCAGGACGATGTTTCTAACCCAAACATTGTACAACTGGCGGTGAAAAACCCCGACTTATCTACGCTGGTTACAGCGGTACAAACAGCCAAGCTTGAAGGGGCACTCAGCAGCACAGGGCCATTTACGGTATTTGCGCCCCTAAATTCAGCTTTTGACAAACTGCCTGCCGGCACTGTAGATGGATTACTGAAGCCTGAAAAAAATGACGAACTTTCTGATATCCTCAGTTATCATACCTATGTCGGTGTCATCAAGGAAGATCAAATGGCTGATGGACAAACCTTGGGCATGGTGAACGGAAAAAACATTAAAATAAGCATGGTAAACGGCAAACCCGTCATCAATGGAAAAGCAAGGATTATGGCTACCGTACCCGCGTCTAACGGTGTGGTATATGCGATTGACGAAGTATTACTGCCAGAAAAACAGTGA
- a CDS encoding nitrous oxide reductase family maturation protein NosD — MLRLVLLVLPILLFSKVLKVGKNEQFRTINQAVAASQSGDSILVYQGIYREGNINITKPLSLIGIGQPVLDGQMKYEIISMRANNIRIKGFRIINSGEDEIKNIGAIRLYDSQYSTIEDNIFENNYFGIYIQRGYRCLIQRNRITSSRAKSQEKIGDGIHAWVSEEIWIKNNYIEGHKDGIYLEKVIKSYIYSNYSKRNLRYGLHFMSSNDDVYVNNVFDNNNAGVAVMYSNNVGMVGNRFINNWGDANYGLLLKDISFSKIKHNRFSSNTTAIFMDGATKVDLFKNTFEDNGWAMKINSNCMENRVINNNFINNTFDVSTSGTMAMNDFKRNYWDKYEGYDLNRDKIGDVPFHPLSLYAVLVENNPSIMLLFRTFFVDLLDKTEKIIPSLTPENFVDEEPLMKKVS, encoded by the coding sequence ATGCTCAGATTAGTATTGCTCGTTTTACCGATATTGCTTTTTTCAAAAGTATTGAAAGTGGGTAAAAATGAACAATTCAGGACCATTAACCAAGCTGTCGCCGCATCGCAAAGTGGCGACAGTATTTTAGTGTACCAAGGCATTTACCGCGAAGGCAACATCAACATCACAAAGCCCCTGTCGCTGATTGGGATTGGCCAGCCAGTACTGGACGGGCAAATGAAGTACGAAATCATATCAATGCGGGCGAACAACATCCGTATCAAGGGATTCCGCATTATCAACTCCGGCGAGGATGAAATAAAAAACATCGGTGCCATACGCCTTTACGACAGCCAGTACTCTACCATTGAAGACAATATATTCGAGAATAACTATTTCGGCATCTACATCCAGCGGGGCTACCGCTGCCTCATCCAACGTAACAGAATTACCTCTTCCCGCGCAAAGTCGCAGGAAAAAATCGGTGACGGCATCCATGCGTGGGTAAGCGAAGAAATCTGGATTAAAAACAACTATATCGAAGGCCATAAAGATGGCATCTATCTTGAAAAAGTGATTAAATCCTACATCTACAGCAATTACTCCAAGCGTAATTTGAGGTACGGACTGCACTTTATGTCCTCTAATGATGACGTGTACGTAAATAATGTATTTGATAATAACAATGCCGGTGTAGCGGTGATGTACAGCAATAATGTAGGCATGGTGGGCAACCGTTTCATCAACAATTGGGGAGATGCCAATTACGGATTATTGCTGAAGGACATCAGTTTCAGTAAAATTAAGCACAACCGGTTTTCAAGCAATACCACAGCCATTTTCATGGACGGCGCTACCAAAGTAGATCTTTTCAAAAACACCTTCGAAGACAACGGATGGGCGATGAAAATCAACTCTAACTGCATGGAAAACCGCGTGATAAATAATAATTTCATCAATAACACTTTTGACGTCAGCACATCGGGCACGATGGCCATGAACGACTTCAAGCGCAACTATTGGGACAAATATGAAGGCTATGACCTGAACCGGGATAAGATTGGTGATGTACCCTTCCACCCACTCAGCCTATATGCGGTATTGGTAGAAAACAATCCTTCGATCATGCTGCTGTTCCGTACCTTCTTTGTAGACCTGCTGGATAAGACCGAGAAGATCATCCCCAGCCTTACGCCCGAAAACTTTGTAGATGAGGAACCTTTGATGAAAAAAGTTTCTTGA
- a CDS encoding ABC transporter permease subunit, protein MNQIARFILFDILKNKIVIFYTILLFIISWSVLGLESNYTKATLSLLNVVLLVVPLVSIIFSTIYVYNSSQFIELLLSQPVARSRVWFNIFLGLSTALVLAFLIGCGIPIFLYASLETGFSLIIIGVLLSVIFTSFAMLSAIISRDRAKGIGLSIFIWIFFSIIYDGILMILMFQFAEYPIEGIMATLAGLNPVGLSRIFVLLQLNISAMLGYSGAIFQQVFGSGGGMGISLLVLLIWATVPFLLSLIKFNRKDL, encoded by the coding sequence ATGAACCAGATCGCGCGCTTTATCCTCTTTGATATTTTAAAAAACAAAATCGTCATCTTTTATACCATTTTGCTGTTCATTATTTCGTGGTCGGTACTGGGTTTAGAGAGTAATTATACCAAAGCCACGCTTAGCCTGCTGAATGTGGTATTGCTGGTGGTACCGCTGGTGAGCATTATCTTTTCCACGATTTATGTGTATAACAGCAGCCAGTTCATTGAGTTGCTGCTCAGTCAGCCTGTTGCCAGAAGCCGGGTGTGGTTCAATATATTCTTAGGACTTTCAACAGCGCTGGTGCTTGCGTTTCTTATTGGCTGTGGCATCCCCATTTTCTTATATGCCTCCTTAGAAACTGGGTTTTCGCTGATTATTATCGGGGTGTTATTATCGGTGATCTTCACTTCATTTGCCATGCTTTCTGCCATCATCAGCCGCGACAGGGCCAAAGGAATCGGCCTCTCCATTTTTATCTGGATTTTCTTCAGCATCATATACGATGGTATTCTGATGATCCTGATGTTTCAGTTTGCGGAATATCCTATTGAAGGAATTATGGCGACATTGGCAGGTCTGAATCCGGTAGGACTATCAAGGATTTTCGTATTACTGCAACTGAATATTTCAGCGATGCTTGGCTATTCGGGGGCAATTTTCCAGCAGGTTTTCGGTTCTGGGGGCGGCATGGGGATTTCGTTGCTTGTCCTGTTGATTTGGGCTACCGTGCCATTTTTACTCTCACTCATTAAATTCAACAGAAAAGACCTATAA
- a CDS encoding nitrous oxide reductase accessory protein NosL, giving the protein MMTFTKTLVAAASVLAILSCQKSGPKDFALGKDQCDNCRMTITEVGYATQLLTDKGRAYKFDDIMCMNMYETANPDKAKNAKLYVIDFPSGKFLEKAKAIFVKGGSIKSPMGGNIQAYQNKAAAEKATASLGASITK; this is encoded by the coding sequence ATGATGACTTTTACCAAAACCTTAGTTGCAGCAGCCTCGGTGCTGGCTATTCTTTCCTGTCAAAAAAGCGGCCCGAAAGACTTCGCACTCGGAAAAGACCAGTGCGACAACTGCCGTATGACGATTACTGAGGTGGGTTACGCTACACAACTGCTTACTGATAAAGGGCGTGCCTATAAGTTTGATGACATCATGTGTATGAACATGTATGAAACCGCCAACCCGGACAAGGCCAAGAACGCAAAACTGTATGTAATAGATTTCCCGAGCGGTAAATTCCTTGAAAAAGCCAAAGCCATCTTCGTAAAAGGCGGAAGCATAAAATCCCCGATGGGCGGCAACATACAAGCCTATCAAAATAAGGCCGCCGCCGAGAAAGCTACCGCATCTTTGGGCGCAAGTATAACTAAATAA
- a CDS encoding ABC transporter ATP-binding protein, whose protein sequence is MIEVKNLTKKFNRFTALDDISLQFTNTKSVALIGPNGCGKTTLIKSILGLNVIETGDILVEGKSVKDDYRYRSTIGYMPQIGRYPENMTIGQTIKMIRETRKLPQEQLDDELLKKFELEKIYDKKMGTLSGGTTQKVSAVLAFMFNPKIIILDEPTAGLDPLASEILKKKIIREKDKGKLIIITSHLLSELDDMVNEIVFMNDGKIIIHQSVADLMTERKSEKISESIVSILKEMKK, encoded by the coding sequence ATGATAGAAGTAAAAAATTTAACCAAGAAATTCAACAGATTTACGGCGCTTGATGACATCAGCCTGCAGTTTACCAATACGAAATCGGTCGCACTGATAGGCCCCAACGGCTGTGGTAAAACTACGCTGATAAAATCTATACTTGGGCTAAATGTGATTGAAACCGGCGACATCCTGGTAGAAGGCAAAAGTGTAAAAGATGATTACCGCTACCGCAGCACCATTGGTTATATGCCACAAATTGGGCGTTACCCAGAGAATATGACGATTGGGCAAACCATAAAAATGATTCGGGAAACCCGTAAACTGCCACAGGAGCAGCTTGATGATGAACTTCTAAAGAAGTTTGAACTCGAAAAGATATACGATAAAAAAATGGGGACCCTTTCGGGCGGAACCACGCAAAAAGTCAGCGCCGTGCTCGCCTTCATGTTCAACCCAAAGATCATTATACTTGATGAGCCAACCGCTGGTCTTGACCCATTGGCCTCGGAAATCCTGAAAAAGAAAATCATCCGCGAAAAAGACAAGGGCAAACTCATCATCATTACTTCGCACCTGTTGAGCGAGCTTGATGATATGGTGAATGAAATTGTATTTATGAACGATGGCAAAATCATCATTCATCAGTCTGTGGCGGATTTGATGACCGAAAGAAAATCAGAAAAGATCTCCGAATCGATTGTCAGCATCTTAAAAGAAATGAAAAAATGA